A single Triticum dicoccoides isolate Atlit2015 ecotype Zavitan chromosome 2A, WEW_v2.0, whole genome shotgun sequence DNA region contains:
- the LOC119352276 gene encoding uncharacterized protein LOC119352276, which yields MSLRYMMSMSRVGARAALAVRDTVGRSAGKADRAQAPAQQQAMARAGRAPAESARAKAPLARRAAEERRRRAAQEESLRTVMFLSMWGPNA from the coding sequence ATGAGCCTGAGGTACATGATGAGCATGAGCCGGGTGGGCGCGCGGGCGGCGCTGGCCGTGCGGGACACCGTCGGCAGGTCCGCCGGCAAGGCCGACAGGGCGCAGGCGCCGGCGCAGCAGCAGGCCATGGCCAGGGCCGGCAGGGCGCCGGCGGAGTCGGCGCGGGCCAAGGCACCGCTGGCCAGGAGGGCCGCCGAGGagcggcggaggcgggcggcgcaGGAGGAGTCGCTCCGCACCGTCATGTTCCTCTCCATGTGGGGCCCCAACGCCTAG
- the LOC119356955 gene encoding diacylglycerol kinase 5-like → MDCRMDGCAIGSNGSGSKSCGPLSDYRIPDYILKPDSEPVILDNAPSCPVVVFINSRSGGQLGSGLIKSYREVLNEAQVFDLSEESPDKVLHRLYANFQRLKSNADTLAIQIEKSLRLIVAGGDGTASWLLGVVSDLKLTHSPPVATVPLGTGNNLPFSFGWGKKNPATDQEAVKSFLGLVKGAREMRIDSWHIIMRMRVPQEGPCDPIAPLELPHSLHAFHRVTGSDELNVEGYHTFRGGFWNYFSMGMDAQVSYGFHSERKKNPEKFKNQLTNQGTYAKLGLKQGWFAPSLTHSSSRNISQLAKVKIMKIGGKWEELKIPSSIRSIICLNLPSFSGGFNPWGTPGTRKKQDRDLTAPYVDDGLIEVVGFRDAWHGLVLLAPNGHGTRLAQAHRIRFEFHKGAADHTFMRVDGEPWKQPLPSNDETVVVEISHLRQVTMLANGHCKSKSVEEPATPSSHGHENDDSDSLEDEDEWKEGRKKFGAADTFKLPDEVDIAHLS, encoded by the exons ATGGACTGCAGGATGGATGGATGCGCAATTGGTTCTAACGGTTCTGGCAGCAAGTCATGCGGCCCGCTGTCGGACTACCGCATTCCAGATTACATACTAAAGCCGGACTCTGAACCAGTCATCCTTGACAATGCACCATCTTGTCCCGTGGTAGTCTTCATCAACTCTAGAAGCGGTGGCCAACTTGGAAGTGGTTTGATCAAATCATACCGTGAAGTTCTCAATGAAGCACAG GTCTTTGATCTGTCTGAGGAGTCCCCTGACAAGGTGCTGCACAGGTTGTATGCCAACTTCCAAAGGCTCAAGTCCAATGCTGACACTCTTGCTATTCAAATTGAGAAGAGCCTGAGACTAATT GTTGCTGGTGGTGATGGCACGGCAAGTTGGCTGCTTGGAGTAGTTAGTGATCTGAAGCTTACGCACTCACCCCCTGTTGCTACTGTGCCTCTGGGAACCGGAAACAACCTTCCTTTTTCATTCGGATGG GGAAAGAAGAACCCAGCTACTGACCAAGAGGCAGTGAAATCATTCCTTGGGCTAGTAAAAGGAGCAAGAGAAATGCGCATTGATAG TTGGCATATCATCATGAGGATGCGAGTACCACAGGAAGGTCCATGTGATCCTATTGCTCCCTTAGAGCTGCCTCATTCACTTCATGCATTCCACCGTGTAACTGGATCCGATGAGCTCAATGTG GAGGGTTACCACACATTCCGTGGAGGATTTTGGAATTACTTTAGTATGG GAATGGATGCTCAAGTGTCATATGGGTTCCACTCTGAAAGGAAGAAAAATCCAGAGAAGTTCAAAAACCAGCTAACGAATCAG GGTACATATGCTAAGCTTGGACTTAAACAAGGATGGTTTGCTCCTTCCCtaacccattcctcttcaag GAACATTTCGCAACTTGCAAAGGTGAAGATCATGAAAATTGGTGGCAAATGGGAAGAGCTTAAAATCCCGAGCAG TATTCGATCAATTATCTGCCTCAATTTGCCAAGTTTTTCGGGAGGATTCAATCCCTGGGGAACCCCTGGCACGAGGAAGAAACAAGAC AGGGACCTGACTGCGCCTTATGTTGATGATGGACTCATTGAGGTTGTCGGCTTTCGTGATGCTTGGCACGGTCTCGTATTGCTGGCCCCTAATGGACACGGGACTCGTCTAGCACAG GCTCATAGAATCCGGTTCGAGTTCCACAAAGGAGCAGCCGACCACACGTTCATGAGGGTCGACGGTGAGCCATGGAAGCAGCCACTCCCCAGCAACGACGAGACTGTCGTCGTCGAGATCTCCCACCTCCGTCAGGTCACCATGCTCGCCAACGGCCACTGCAAGTCGAAGAGCGTCGAGGAGCCCGCGACTCCATCAAGCCATGGGCACGAGAACGACGACAGCGACAGCCTGGAGGATGAGGACGAGTGGAAGGAGGGGAggaagaagtttggggctgcggatACCTTCAAGTTACCTGATGAGGTCGACATTGCGCACCTTAGCTGA